The sequence CAATGGAAAACAGAAAGGCGATGAAGAACCCGATACGCATCAGCGTGGGGTCCAGGTTGAAGGCATCCGCAAGGCCGTTGCACACGCCGAAGATCTTCTTGCCTTCATTCAGCCTGTACAGCCGTCGATGTTTGAAGAACTCCATGATCTGCCCTCTG comes from Gemmatimonadota bacterium and encodes:
- a CDS encoding PspC domain-containing protein, which produces MEFFKHRRLYRLNEGKKIFGVCNGLADAFNLDPTLMRIGFFIAFLFSIGTVTLIYLFMAFIMPEGRPEHPAEDG